The Akkermansia sp. N21116 genome includes a region encoding these proteins:
- a CDS encoding riboflavin synthase — translation MFTGLVETTGRVNRILPIAGGARLTLDIPFSGELSLGDSVAVNGCCLTVDALDGHWVSFDLLSQTLKVTSLGFLKEGGTVNLERAMRASDRLGGHFVMGHVDACGRVTALEPVGQDHRLEVEIPMEYMRYCIDKGSITIDGISLTIANINGRNRLEFWITPHTFDRTNLQAMSVGDPVDVEVDMLAKYVERLFGATLAKAGLPGQVTEPHSLPEGMEKKENIPLSFPEMSREDA, via the coding sequence ATGTTTACTGGACTTGTTGAAACAACCGGCAGAGTCAACCGTATCCTTCCCATAGCGGGTGGGGCCAGGTTGACGCTGGATATCCCTTTTTCCGGGGAGTTGAGCCTTGGAGATTCCGTGGCCGTCAATGGTTGCTGCCTGACGGTGGATGCTCTGGATGGACACTGGGTGAGCTTTGACCTTTTGTCCCAAACTTTGAAGGTAACCAGCCTCGGCTTTTTGAAGGAGGGCGGCACGGTTAATTTGGAACGCGCCATGCGGGCTTCCGACCGCTTGGGCGGGCATTTTGTCATGGGGCATGTGGATGCCTGCGGACGGGTGACGGCTTTGGAACCCGTTGGGCAGGATCACCGCCTTGAGGTGGAGATTCCCATGGAGTACATGCGCTATTGCATCGATAAGGGATCAATCACGATTGACGGAATCTCGTTGACGATTGCCAATATCAATGGAAGGAACCGACTTGAATTCTGGATTACCCCCCATACGTTCGATCGAACTAATTTGCAGGCGATGTCTGTGGGGGATCCTGTGGACGTTGAAGTGGATATGCTGGCTAAGTATGTGGAACGCCTGTTTGGCGCGACTTTGGCGAAGGCAGGTCTTCCCGGACAGGTAACGGAACCGCATTCTCTGCCGGAAGGCATGGAGAAGAAGGAGAATATTCCTCTGTCGTTTCCGGAGATGTCCCGGGAAGATGCATGA
- a CDS encoding putative Na+/H+ antiporter has protein sequence MIEDCFRKRFLRLLCLLIMVFSGMVAVAPQDAAAAGSHSVTPAYHAEDEGVKPQFSHFPVPLSVYEQEEKAAGISGVWDQLVFRVQKDPFNLAVTLVFLGAIIHTFMAAKFERISHRLAQRHKAKLQKSGYRVMHPEERPPVSFLSVVFHFLGEVEAVFGLWIIPFLIVCNNYYSFEDFKLYLNYDCSFTEPLFVMVVMIIASSRPVFRLAESVLHMGARLGGATPAAWWLSVMCLAPLLGSLITEPAAMTIGALLLAKRFYDLKPSRPLMYATLALLFVNISIGGTLSSFAAPPVVMVAEKWGWGMSHMVIHFGWKAVAAIIISNIVYYMAFRKEFRRLTAESEAASEFGDAIPLAWEDRKDSIPVWVTVAHVLFLAWTVYFSHVPVLFIGGFLFYMGFTLATPQFQNNMTIKVPMMVAFFLAGLVILGGVQAWWLQPVLMGLNADDVMLGATMLTAFNDNAAVTFLASTVPNLSEGVKYAVVAGAVTGGGLTVIANAPNPAGQAILGKYFKGINPLWLFVFAIFPTAVVYVFYTCFGH, from the coding sequence ATGATTGAAGATTGCTTCAGAAAGAGATTCCTGCGTTTGCTATGCCTGTTGATTATGGTGTTTTCCGGCATGGTCGCAGTAGCTCCGCAGGATGCAGCCGCTGCCGGTTCGCATTCGGTGACGCCCGCGTACCATGCTGAGGACGAAGGGGTGAAACCCCAGTTCAGCCATTTCCCCGTACCTTTGAGCGTTTATGAACAGGAGGAAAAGGCGGCAGGTATTTCGGGGGTGTGGGACCAGCTTGTGTTCCGCGTCCAGAAGGATCCCTTCAATCTGGCTGTGACCCTGGTTTTCCTTGGGGCGATTATCCATACGTTCATGGCTGCCAAATTTGAACGGATTTCCCATCGTCTGGCCCAGAGGCACAAGGCCAAACTTCAGAAGTCCGGGTACCGGGTGATGCATCCGGAGGAGCGCCCCCCCGTGTCGTTCCTGTCCGTCGTGTTCCACTTTTTAGGTGAAGTGGAGGCGGTATTCGGTTTGTGGATCATCCCGTTTCTGATCGTCTGTAACAATTACTACAGTTTTGAAGATTTCAAGCTGTATTTGAATTACGATTGCTCGTTTACGGAGCCGTTGTTCGTGATGGTCGTTATGATCATTGCTTCCTCCCGTCCGGTGTTTCGTTTGGCGGAATCCGTTCTTCACATGGGGGCGAGGCTTGGCGGGGCGACTCCGGCTGCCTGGTGGCTGTCTGTCATGTGCCTGGCTCCTCTACTCGGGTCCCTGATTACGGAACCTGCCGCGATGACGATTGGAGCTCTTTTGCTGGCCAAACGCTTTTACGACCTTAAGCCGAGCCGTCCTCTGATGTATGCGACGCTGGCGCTTTTATTCGTGAATATTTCCATTGGCGGGACACTGTCTTCCTTCGCTGCTCCTCCCGTAGTGATGGTGGCCGAAAAATGGGGCTGGGGGATGTCCCACATGGTGATTCATTTCGGATGGAAGGCCGTGGCGGCCATTATCATTTCCAATATCGTGTATTATATGGCGTTCCGGAAGGAATTCCGGCGTTTGACCGCAGAGAGCGAAGCCGCTTCCGAGTTTGGAGATGCCATTCCCCTGGCCTGGGAGGATCGCAAGGACAGTATCCCGGTCTGGGTGACGGTGGCACATGTGCTTTTCCTGGCATGGACGGTGTATTTTTCGCATGTTCCAGTGTTGTTCATCGGCGGTTTCCTGTTCTATATGGGCTTTACGCTGGCAACTCCCCAGTTCCAGAACAATATGACGATCAAGGTGCCGATGATGGTGGCCTTCTTCCTGGCCGGCCTTGTGATTCTTGGTGGCGTACAGGCTTGGTGGCTGCAGCCCGTGCTGATGGGGCTGAATGCGGACGACGTCATGCTGGGGGCGACTATGTTGACGGCTTTCAATGACAATGCCGCCGTGACTTTCCTGGCCTCGACGGTGCCGAACCTGAGCGAGGGCGTTAAATATGCCGTGGTGGCCGGTGCTGTGACGGGGGGCGGCTTGACGGTAATTGCAAATGCTCCGAATCCGGCCGGGCAGGCGATCCTCGGCAAGTATTTCAAGGGGATCAATCCTCTTTGGCTGTTTGTGTTTGCCATTTTCCCGACGGCGGTCGTGTATGTGTTCTACACCTGCTTCGGACATTGA
- a CDS encoding M15 family metallopeptidase: MISHNLKCLACLSFAFLTLGMAGCTTSSSPVQPSLEQPNSPVMPHGFTYVDEVAPRVLADLKYAGNDNFIGRPMAGYRGKRPILRTQAAEALKQVSDDLWSQGYQLLIYDAYRPHIAMIDINNWGRDLSDQKMKRKFYPGIEKKQIFEDKYIRDCSEHSRGVAVDITLVKRGSRKPVDMGGHHDFLDPTSATDTKLVTPARQKNRQLLKQAMARRGFVNYEPEWWHYRLSPEPDMTAYYYFPVWDGMRKETVSPETPAKS, translated from the coding sequence ATGATCTCCCATAATTTGAAATGCCTTGCCTGCCTGTCCTTTGCTTTTCTGACGCTGGGGATGGCGGGATGTACTACATCTTCTTCTCCCGTTCAGCCTTCTTTGGAGCAGCCGAATTCGCCGGTTATGCCCCATGGCTTTACCTATGTCGATGAAGTGGCTCCCCGCGTTCTTGCCGATCTGAAATACGCTGGAAACGATAATTTCATTGGGAGGCCGATGGCTGGCTACCGGGGAAAAAGACCCATTCTACGGACGCAGGCGGCGGAAGCGTTGAAGCAGGTTTCCGACGATTTATGGTCTCAAGGATACCAGTTGCTGATTTACGATGCCTACCGCCCCCATATTGCGATGATCGACATCAATAACTGGGGCAGGGATCTGTCCGACCAGAAGATGAAACGGAAATTCTATCCCGGTATTGAGAAGAAACAGATTTTTGAGGACAAGTACATCCGCGATTGTTCGGAGCATTCCCGTGGCGTTGCCGTGGATATTACACTGGTGAAGCGCGGATCCCGCAAGCCTGTCGATATGGGAGGGCACCATGACTTTCTGGATCCGACCTCGGCAACGGATACCAAGCTTGTGACTCCTGCCCGGCAAAAGAACCGCCAGCTTCTCAAGCAAGCCATGGCAAGGAGAGGATTCGTCAATTACGAACCGGAATGGTGGCATTACCGCCTTTCTCCCGAACCGGATATGACTGCCTACTACTACTTCCCCGTTTGGGATGGGATGCGGAAAGAGACGGTTTCTCCGGAAACTCCGGCAAAATCTTAG